The following coding sequences are from one Bufo bufo chromosome 2, aBufBuf1.1, whole genome shotgun sequence window:
- the ARL9 gene encoding ADP-ribosylation factor-like protein 9 isoform X2, whose amino-acid sequence MCVSNGNSKMDYLEIGGSEQLRPYWKMYLARAFAVIFVVDSADHGRLPLAKRHLHQLIQQDSVLPLLVLANKQDLETAHHIPEIHDALALSEICEKRKLFLIGTYVTKEGSEVSSGIQDTKEFLAHLLLENSEIQ is encoded by the exons TTGGGGGAAGTGAGCAGCTTCGTCCTTACTGGAAAATGTACCTCGCTAGAGCCTTTGCTGTTATTTTTGTGGTGGATTCTGCTGATCATGGTCGTCTTCCACTCGCCAAAAGACATCTTCATCAATTAATCCAACAAGACTCTGTACTTCCTCTTCTGGTACTTGCTAATAAACAG GATTTGGAAACTGCACATCACATCCCCGAGATTCACGATGCCCTGGCACTGTCAGAGATCTGTGAAAAGAGGAAGTTATTTCTAATTGGAACATACGTGACAAAGGAGGGCTCTGAGGTTTCCTCTGGGATTCAGGACACCAAAGAATTTCTTGCACATCTGCTCTTAGAAAACTCTGAAATCCAATAA